The Malus domestica chromosome 10, GDT2T_hap1 genome contains a region encoding:
- the LOC103445776 gene encoding NAD-capped RNA hydrolase DXO1-like isoform X3: protein MILIQVELTNMDLKSISSRSLPDPHTLRKSSHLIGPKVLQIAWVRDPGRGDGPIHNVDANVEYCSVIKTKLGAHRILMGAEMDCCDSTDDGRRFYVELKTSHELDNHKIEYEFEKEKLLKFWIKA from the exons ATGATCCTGATCCAAGTGGAGCTCACCAACATGGACCTCAAATCCATCTCCTCCAGGTCCTTGCCCGACCCGCATACCCTCCGAAAGTCCTCTCACCTCATCGGCCCCAAAGTCCTCCAG ATAGCTTGGGTGAGAGATCCAGGAAGAGGCGATGGACCGATACATAATGTTGATGCCAATGTTGAATACTGTTCTGTGATCAAAACAAAATTAGGGGCTCATCGTATTCTGATGGGTGCTGAAATGGATTGCTGTGATTCAACTGATGATGGAAGGAGGTTTTATGTGGAATTAAAGACAAGCCATGAG TTGGACAACCATAAGATAGAGTACGAGTTTGAGAAAGAAAAGCTCCTCAAATTTTGG ATAAAAGCTTAA
- the LOC103445776 gene encoding uncharacterized protein isoform X1, which yields MILIQVELTNMDLKSISSRSLPDPHTLRKSSHLIGPKVLQIAWVRDPGRGDGPIHNVDANVEYCSVIKTKLGAHRILMGAEMDCCDSTDDGRRFYVELKTSHELDNHKIEYEFEKEKLLKFWDSLLTSSRGRSWMQLQRSSVRRKLWHTLASLRCSWPFLGVVVSWPPCNV from the exons ATGATCCTGATCCAAGTGGAGCTCACCAACATGGACCTCAAATCCATCTCCTCCAGGTCCTTGCCCGACCCGCATACCCTCCGAAAGTCCTCTCACCTCATCGGCCCCAAAGTCCTCCAG ATAGCTTGGGTGAGAGATCCAGGAAGAGGCGATGGACCGATACATAATGTTGATGCCAATGTTGAATACTGTTCTGTGATCAAAACAAAATTAGGGGCTCATCGTATTCTGATGGGTGCTGAAATGGATTGCTGTGATTCAACTGATGATGGAAGGAGGTTTTATGTGGAATTAAAGACAAGCCATGAG TTGGACAACCATAAGATAGAGTACGAGTTTGAGAAAGAAAAGCTCCTCAAATTTTGG GACTCTCTATTGACGAGTTCTCGAGGAAGAAGTTGGATGCAACTGCAGAGGAGCTCAGTGAGGAGAAAGCTTTGGCATACTCTTGCCTCTCTTAGATGCTCTTGGCCTTTCCTTGGTGTGGTTGTAAGTTGGCCTCCCTGCAATGTGTGA
- the LOC103445776 gene encoding NAD-capped RNA hydrolase DXO1-like isoform X2, producing MILIQVELTNMDLKSISSRSLPDPHTLRKSSHLIGPKVLQIAWVRDPGRGDGPIHNVDANVEYCSVIKTKLGAHRILMGAEMDCCDSTDDGRRFYVELKTSHELDNHKIEYEFEKEKLLKFWVHYCFKDKP from the exons ATGATCCTGATCCAAGTGGAGCTCACCAACATGGACCTCAAATCCATCTCCTCCAGGTCCTTGCCCGACCCGCATACCCTCCGAAAGTCCTCTCACCTCATCGGCCCCAAAGTCCTCCAG ATAGCTTGGGTGAGAGATCCAGGAAGAGGCGATGGACCGATACATAATGTTGATGCCAATGTTGAATACTGTTCTGTGATCAAAACAAAATTAGGGGCTCATCGTATTCTGATGGGTGCTGAAATGGATTGCTGTGATTCAACTGATGATGGAAGGAGGTTTTATGTGGAATTAAAGACAAGCCATGAG TTGGACAACCATAAGATAGAGTACGAGTTTGAGAAAGAAAAGCTCCTCAAATTTTGGGTACATTACTGTTTTAAAGACAAGCCATGA